The Devosia sp. YIM 151766 genome includes a region encoding these proteins:
- a CDS encoding DUF983 domain-containing protein — protein MKCKCPRCGKAWLFHHYIEQVDQCPACHEPLAYYRVGLFLPLVVITVIVNIIGFVMLGMELGGHSNPLIYLYVLVPLSVIVPLLILPSAKGGLIGLMWANGWSDEQDR, from the coding sequence ATGAAGTGCAAGTGCCCGCGCTGCGGCAAAGCCTGGCTGTTTCACCATTATATCGAGCAGGTGGACCAATGTCCGGCCTGCCACGAACCCCTCGCCTATTACCGGGTCGGCCTCTTCTTGCCGCTGGTGGTCATCACGGTGATCGTCAACATCATCGGGTTTGTGATGTTGGGGATGGAACTCGGCGGCCATAGCAACCCGCTCATTTATCTCTATGTGCTGGTGCCGCTCTCGGTGATAGTGCCGCTTCTTATCTTGCCCAGCGCCAAGGGCGGGCTGATCGGGCTGATGTGGGCCAATGGCTGGAGCGACGAACAGGACCGCTGA